The sequence ggagacctgggttcaatccctgggtggggaagatcccctggagaaggaaatggcaaccctctccagtatgttggcctggagaatcccatggatagaggagcctgacaggttatagtccatggggtcgcaaagagtcagacacgactgagcaacttcacttttactttataccccaataaaaagaaaagaaaaaaaaatacgtggaaacattttttttggtTGTCAGAACTAGAGGGTAGTGGTGCTACTTGAATTCAATGGTAAAATGAAAGATTTATAAAGATCCGTAATGCACAAGACAACCCTGATAGCAAAGAGGGATCTGTCCACAGTGCCAAGGCTGAAAACGCTTGCTTATGAAGGAGGAAAATGAGGTATTTCTAAAAGTTTCCCTTTTCACTGTCAGAGTGGTTGTGTCATTGTTCTATAGATGCCAATAGATTTCACTGGTTCTCTCTTAGGCCCAAACTTGTTCCTAGTTGCTGTTCATGAGATTGGCCATTCCTTGGGTCTTGGCCATTCCAGCGATACAAGTGCCATAATGTTTCCCAGCTACAGAGATATTGACTACAAGATATTTCGCCTCTCTGCTGATGACATACATGGCATTCAGTCTCTCTATGGTGAGTTGAATTTCTTCACCATTTTGCCAAATAAAGATACTCATTCTAATGAATAATCTCATACTATCTGCATTTGGATAAACATTAACATTTATCTTCTCTTTGAACCCCATGAAAATTCTGTGAGGTAGGCAACACagatattatcttcattttatggatgagtacAAGGGGACCTAGTTTGTTATGCCTGAGCCAGAGGCAAAACCTGAGTCTTCTGGTCTGAAATCTGTTTTTCCTATCCACCATACCATTGTCTTTTGAAGAAGGCACATAGAGAAATAATCTAACCAGAACAGGAGAACAGAGTGATCAGAGTTTTATTCTCCACAATGTTGCAACTACATGGCaggggaaaaatatttattgtatgcTTCCTGTGAATGTTACAGAAAACATAAATTGCTTTTTAAGTATTCTTCATCAAGAACATTGAATGTTTTAGAGTGTTTcttcatcttaaaaataaaaggcactttttttttctgatgcttcTTGAAATGTATTTTCAGGACGTCCAGAAAAACACCATATTCCGTCAAATCCTGGCAGTACAAACCCAGCTGCTTGTGACCCCAATATGAGTTTTGATGCTGTTACTACTGTGggagataaaatttttttctttaaagacagGTAAGATCATTTTCATATCTAACAAATATTAAAGGCTGATCCctcagatttttgtgtgtgtgagagaggatggtgaaaaatgatttaaaaaacgaAGTAGATAAAATCTGTTAGTAGGAACTTGGACTTGATTCTGAAGGCAATGGAGAGATCTTGAAGATCTTGAAGCAGGAGAGCAGTGTGATTATATTTGTTTTAACTAGAAAACTGAACTGTAAAAAAATGGATCTGTGGCAAGAATCTGGGTTGGGGATAGATAAGACAGGTAGCAAGGATGCCAGACTATTTTATCATACTGATAGATTTAAATTAAGACGGTCAAATCTGGACTTAAAGCTGTGACAGGGTACCAGACTCGATTCTtgattataaaaaagagaattccaggatGACGTATGGTTTTTGTCTTAGAACATATATTGAACCAGATATTGGATGTGTGGGTCAGTGGAGAAAATTGGTATTTGATATAGATCGAACAAATATTCCCCATTATTGAGATTATGGAACTGAGATACTTGAGGTtgagttgacttcctttaggttACAGAACTGCCGCCTGGGTTGTGAGCTCAGACTAGAACCTAGATACCTTGGTTCCAAGCACCATGTATTTCCATATGCCAGTCTGCCTGTTAAGATCATTGCTAGTACTGGAGGTGATTAAAATCCTCTGCGTGTGGTTCTCCTGCACAAATGCCCATGGAACAGAATGGGAAGCTCCTGGAAAGAAACATGAAGTTCTTCCACAGGTCCTTCCCTTTTCATGATTCTTCAGTCTACGGTGATTTTTTAACGTGTTAAATGTTTCTTGTCAGGTTCTTCTGGTGGAAGCTTGCTGAGAGTCCAAAAAGCAGCATtagtttaatttcttctttaggTCCAAACCTACCATCTCACATTGAAGCTGCTTATGAAGTTGCAGACAGAAGCCacgttttcctttttaaaggtaATTCCAATGTTTAGTTTTGCTATTGCATCTACTTCTAAGGAAGAGAACAAATTAAGGAAATAGTACCACatttaaagaactttttaaaaagcactccAGATTTTTATTATTGGGGGCTCTGAAATACAGCCCCAAATGGGGTAAATATACTTAGATAATATGTAAAGCTTAttgcaaaattctgtaaaatataAGATGATaacactttggaaaaaaaaaatacagagccATAGAAGGTAAACCATGTTTAAGAACAGGAGTAACATATTCTGAATCTATGAAACAAGAATGATGTTGCTTCTGCTGAGTCAGTATTTCTATTACTCTTTCTGTATGATTCCAATGTACCCATTCTCTTTGTCTTTACAGATGACAAGTACTGGTTAATGAACAATTTGAAACCACAGTTAAACTATCCCAAGAGCATACATTCTCTGGGCTTCCCCTCCTCAGTGAAAAAAATTGATGCAGCTGTTTTTAACCCACTTTTCTATAAGACCTACTTCTTTGTAGGTAACAAGTTTTGGAGGTGAGCTTTCATGGTTGATAATTTGACCCCTAAGATTTGTGAAACAGTCAGGGAATGGGATTTTTCAGAAGACAGCTTTTCTATCTAAATTTAAAAAGGCCCTTGATTTTCCTGGAAGAGGGATCAAGATAATATAGCACTGGAACAGTTGTTTTCAACCTAATTCTTTTCTCTGTACTGTTGATTTATGATAGGAGATAGCAATGCATGTTTTAAAAGGAGCACTTTAAATAAAATGTCACGTTACTAATCACAGTAGAAATGAATTGAAGAAGAGTGGTGTGGATGTATGAGACCTAGTATTTGCAGTCAGTTTGCAGGGCGTATGCATTTTCGGATTCCTTTCTAGAACTGTTGGATCCCAAGGAGACAGAATGAGGGAACCATGCTATGAGGGACAGCAGATTGTTCAAAGTCATTAACTGGAAATTAGAGAGTCAGGCGCTAGCACTGGCAGAAGCATTCTGGCAGAGCGGGGAGAGTGCTTGATTGGAAGTCAAGAAGCCTAGGGTTTGAGTCCTATAGAAACTTGGAGTAAATCTGTGAACAGTTTAGGTCCTTGGTTTTCCAATGGGTACAGTTTAAACTGTTCCAGAAGAGAATAAGGCAGGTTTTGTGATTCATAACCATGAAATATCAAGCTTAATGTCATGAAATCCATATTTTGATGTAGTTTCTGCTGGTTATTTCTTTGCTCAGGTATGACGAGAGGAGACAATTCATGGACCCTGGTTATCCCAAGTTGATTACTACATACTTCCCAGGAATTGGCCCGAAAATTGATGCAGTCTTCTATTGCAACAGTAAGTGGACTGGGAAACCATGAACATAGTGGAAACCCCTTATTAAAATACTGGATTATAGAGTCTTCCAGATCAGAAAAAAAAGGGCTCCAAATTGGAAGAGAAAGAACTCTGCAGTTCTCCAAAGGGCCACTGAGAGAAAATCTACAATTTTTTTGGCTCAGAATAGGTGGGCCAGAAGAAAGAGTGAGGTGGCATCAAAGATGGATTTATACTAGGGTTGTCTATCAGACAGAGAGCAGATaattcttgccacttttatatGTCTGAGTCTCTGGGATTTCCATCACATCAAGTTGCACAGTATATGTAAGCGAGCGGATAGCAGTCAAGGCAAGCAGGAGTCTTTTATACATTGTTATGTCCTGAGCTCTTTAACTTCCTTTCAGTCCCTTCCACCCTTCATGGGTTCTCATGGACTGAGTCTCAGGGTGGGATGAAAGAAGCCtaaatttatttgaatttgtGTTTATGAATGTCTTCCAGCAAGGTCAGGCTAAGCAAGATATCTTTGGGTCAAGATATTTTGGGTTGTATTCCTATccccatgttttatttattttccccatcAAAGCTTCTATGTATCCTACCTGAGTCCACTCTCCTCTCTTCCATTCTGAATTCTCCACCTGGAGTGtgaattttcaaaaacatttgcatttttaagagTCAGTCTTAAAGATCAAACAACCTTCTCATTAAAGATATTTATGGTGAAAATACTAGTAATAGGTAGATATCTGGGGGCAGGATATCTAACCGAGGAATCCAACTTTATAATCTTGAATCTGATCTTGTCTAATCtaggtcatctttttttttttttttcaaagaatacaatcagagaattaaaatacttcttttttttttttttcatttttaggacACTACTATTTCTTCCAAGGATCTAAAGTACTTAAATATCATGTCCTAGCCCAACGTGTCATTGAAAGCCTGAAAAGCAGTAGGGAGCTGGGTTGTTAGTAATGATATAATTAATGGTGTttgtcagttcacttcagtttaaAAAGTATTACGTACTTGATATGTGCCCAGTACCATGATATATATGTTATCATAAGGTAAAACCTATGGACCATAGATAAATGACTATATAGGCAAGtgattatataatatacataaaattcttTGATTTTGAAAATGCTCATTGCCAGTTTTTATTGAACTCTTCTACTGAGTTTGAAGAGACACCCTCAAAGGCCAAAAGAATATCTTGGTTCCTAATATCCTTGAACTGaccaattttaattatttctttggcTTAGCTAAGTCAAGGGATGATTAGTCTCTGTAACCACTGTATGTTTCAGCAAGggtattattttaattacttggGGGTAaaggcagatggagaagagggcaacagaggatgagatagttggatgcaTCAGTGATTCAGTGGGCATGTATTGGGTAAACCCTGGGAGGTGGTGAGCagcagggaaacctgatgtgctgcagtccatggcgtcgccaAGAGCTGGAATcagcttggtgactgaacagcaacaacaaaagcagaCTATACTTAGAACTGTTAAAATGACAATGAATGaaagtaatatataaataaatcatataattatggtgataatataattttattccattgtgttgatttttctgttatcttttataatatatgtattgctcaaataaaaacttgaaagaaagtatttggtttttaagaatttttttcttgaaaaacagaatatgtgttttgaaaataattttgaaaataatttgaaaataattaaataaaataatatttaatttgctattaaataatacttggacttccctagtggttcagacagtaaagcatctgcctgcaatgtgggagacctgggttcaatccctgggtagggaagatcctctggagaaggaaatggcaacccactccagtactcttgcctggagaatcccatggatggagtagcctggtgggctacagtccacagggtggcaaagagtcagacacgactgagtgacttcactttcactttctttcttttcactttcagtattaaATACAATGTCTATTACTGCACAAAGGGGTGAAAAAGAGATAAGGCAACCAGAAACAGGAAAAAGTTATATTTGTTTTGGTCACTTGCCTAAAGCCACCTGAATCCTTGGTCTCAAATCGAGACAGCATGCTCCAGACTACAAACAACCCCAAGGAGCATCTCCAGTGTATGACCGCAAGCctggagagaagaaggaaggaaatgggaacttCCCATTTCAGTAAACTTCTCATCACAGCTCACGTTGGGTTTCTCCACTGCTTTaacacacattctctctctctggattGTACATATGTTAAAATTCTAACTAATAACTCATAGGTTTGTGGAATGCTCgtagttttctatgtattttcACACCATTGTTGCTTGATATACTCAAGATCTAAGAAATGGTCAAGCCTATTTCAACTCaggaggaggtcttacaaatagctgagaaaagaagggaagctaaaggcaaaggagaaaaggaaagatatacctatttgaatgcggagttccaaagaatagcaaggagagat comes from Cervus elaphus chromosome 1, mCerEla1.1, whole genome shotgun sequence and encodes:
- the MMP12 gene encoding macrophage metalloelastase, giving the protein MKFLLLILALQVVASGAAPLTNYPSPEESEVAFAQRYLANFYGLEMETTPMTKMKVNRNIMENKIQEMQQFFGLKVTGQLDTSTLDMMHRPRCGVPDVENFQVFPGRPVWKKRLITYRINNYTPDLRPEDVDDAFQKAFQVWSDVTPLKFRKIHENEADIMIQFAFREHRDAYPFDGPWGILAHAFAPGAGLGGDAHFDEAETWTKSRKGPNLFLVAVHEIGHSLGLGHSSDTSAIMFPSYRDIDYKIFRLSADDIHGIQSLYGRPEKHHIPSNPGSTNPAACDPNMSFDAVTTVGDKIFFFKDRFFWWKLAESPKSSISLISSLGPNLPSHIEAAYEVADRSHVFLFKDDKYWLMNNLKPQLNYPKSIHSLGFPSSVKKIDAAVFNPLFYKTYFFVGNKFWRYDERRQFMDPGYPKLITTYFPGIGPKIDAVFYCNRHYYFFQGSKVLKYHVLAQRVIESLKSSRELGC